From Orcinus orca chromosome 3, mOrcOrc1.1, whole genome shotgun sequence, a single genomic window includes:
- the OCEL1 gene encoding occludin/ELL domain-containing protein 1 isoform X2: protein MPTREAPQTRGSRGNLQTRPPGPGPPRLVPGGLEPSAPRPLCQPQPGAHGTRPKKIVFEDELPSRTLLGSKKSVRAVPGGHGPRPHPVPDYELKYPPVSNEKDRSRYAAVFQDQYPEFLELQQEVGSAQAKLQQLEALLNSLPPPRSQKEAHVAARVWREFEKKQLPSLISDAFALEAEI, encoded by the exons ATGCCCACCCGGGAGGCCCCGCAGACCCGCGGCTCCCGGGGGAACTTGCAAACCCGCCCTCCTGGCCCTGGTCCCCCG CGACTGGTGCCTGGAGGCCTCGAACCCAGCGCGCCCCGCCCTCTGTGCCAGCCTCAGCCCGGAGCACACGGGACAAGGCCCAAGAAGATTGTATTTGAGGATGAGCTGCCCTCCCGGACCCTCCTGGGCTCCAAGAAGTCTGTTAGAGCCGTCCCCGGGGGACATGGGCCTAGGCCCCACCCCGTGCCTGACTATGAGCT TAAGTATCCACCAGTGAGCAACGAGAAGGATCGGAGCCGCTATGCTGCAGTGTTCCAGGACCAGTATCCAGAGTTCTTGGAGCTTCAGCAGGAGGTGGGCTCTGCACAGGCAAAGCTCCAGCAGCTGGAGGCCCTGCTGAACTCACTGCCCCCACCCCGAAGCCAG AAGGAGGCCCATGTTGCTGCCCGTGTCTGGAGGGAATTTGAGAAGAAGCAGTTG CCGTCCCTGATTTCAGATGCCTTCGCCCTTGAGGCTGAGATCTGA
- the OCEL1 gene encoding occludin/ELL domain-containing protein 1 isoform X1 — protein sequence MPTREAPQTRGSRGNLQTRPPGPGPPRLVPGGLEPSAPRPLCQPQPGAHGTRPKKIVFEDELPSRTLLGSKKSVRAVPGGHGPRPHPVPDYELKYPPVSNEKDRSRYAAVFQDQYPEFLELQQEVGSAQAKLQQLEALLNSLPPPRSQKEAHVAARVWREFEKKQLDPSFLDKQARCHYLKGKLRHLKTQIQKFDDQGDSEGSVYF from the exons ATGCCCACCCGGGAGGCCCCGCAGACCCGCGGCTCCCGGGGGAACTTGCAAACCCGCCCTCCTGGCCCTGGTCCCCCG CGACTGGTGCCTGGAGGCCTCGAACCCAGCGCGCCCCGCCCTCTGTGCCAGCCTCAGCCCGGAGCACACGGGACAAGGCCCAAGAAGATTGTATTTGAGGATGAGCTGCCCTCCCGGACCCTCCTGGGCTCCAAGAAGTCTGTTAGAGCCGTCCCCGGGGGACATGGGCCTAGGCCCCACCCCGTGCCTGACTATGAGCT TAAGTATCCACCAGTGAGCAACGAGAAGGATCGGAGCCGCTATGCTGCAGTGTTCCAGGACCAGTATCCAGAGTTCTTGGAGCTTCAGCAGGAGGTGGGCTCTGCACAGGCAAAGCTCCAGCAGCTGGAGGCCCTGCTGAACTCACTGCCCCCACCCCGAAGCCAG AAGGAGGCCCATGTTGCTGCCCGTGTCTGGAGGGAATTTGAGAAGAAGCAGTTG GACCCCAGCTTCCTGGACAAGCAGGCTCGCTGCCACTACCTGAAGGGCAAACTAAGGCACCTCAAGACTCAGATCCAGAAATTCGATGACCAGGGAGACAGCGAGGGCTCTGTGTACTTCTGA